The Microbulbifer sp. YPW1 genome contains the following window.
GCTCCGTCGACGCCGACGCGCCGGAACTGCTGCAAGTACCACAGGAGATCAGCATGGCAGCCACAGGGGAATCCACCCTGATAACGCTGAATGTCATGGAAGCGCAGGCGATTGATAACTTCGATGACGAACTCGAGTTTCAGGTAGAGCTCAATAGCGAGCTGCTGATACGTAATGAGGATCAGCAGGTTTCGCTGCCGAGCGGCGCTTTGTCCCTGCAGTGGTTTGCCGTAGACGACGCGGGTAACCGCTCCGAGCCTTTGGCGCAGATGGTAAACATCTATCCCCAGGTGCGCTTTGCCGAAGCCGATTCAATCACCGGTGAGCAGCGTGTAGCTCCCGTTGCACTGCGTCTCTCGGGCCCATCTCCGGAATACCCGGTTTCGATATTGGTCAGTTGGGTAGAGTCCGAGAGTATCGCCACGTCGGCAGACGTAGTGACCGAAGGCGACAACGGTGTAAACCTGAGTAAACTGATCGTTACCATCGAATCTGCCGAAGCGCAGGACGATGCCGCGCTACTGATTCCTGTAGCCGCGGATGAGGAAGTGGAGCCGGACGAGTATCTGACACTTGAACTGGCGGCTGCACAGGCAGGCAGTGATACTACGTTCGAAATGCCAATCAACGCTGATCATCAGCGCCACCGTCTGACAATAACCGACACCAATATCGCGCCGACGGTAACGGTCACGGCGGCACAAAACGGTGAGCAGGGTACGGTATTCGTCACCGATGCCGGCGAAGTGACCCTGAATGCCGAAGTCACCGACGTCAACGGCGGCGACAGCCACAGCTACCAGTGGTATACGAGTGAGCTACCGGTGACACCGGGTAACGAGGCATCCTTCACTTTTAACCCGCAATCTATGGCCGTGGGTGAGTACAGTGTCAGTATTGTGGTTACCGATGATGGCGTACCGATGTTGTCCTCGGAGCAAGTGGAATTCACCTTTACCCTCCAGGAAGCCGATGGCGCGGATGGGGGCGATGACGGGGATAACGGCGATGGCGGCAATGACGACACTGGCGATGGAATCTCTACCGGCGGTGGTCAAACTCCAGTGCCGGAAGAGACTGGCAACTCTGGCGGCGGCTCCAGCGGCGGTAGCGTTGGCTTCTGGCTACTTTGCATGATGATGTTCGTTGGCCTGTGGCGTCGGAGATCCCTGGGTTAAACACGGCCCATTAAATACCTAAAAGCCGGTGGTAATCCCACCGGCTTTTTCGGTTATGTGCAGAATTAATAGTTAACTTGCGTTAGCCTGAGTGAATAGCCTTTTATAGCTCTGGGATTTCGCAATGAGGGAGACGCTTTTGCAATCGCCAAACCCCGCCCTTCTGATCATCGATGTTCAACAGGCAATCGATCACTTCGACGATGGCTACCGCATCAACCCCGATGCGGAAAAAACCATCGCTCTACTGCTGGATCACTGGCGAAAGTCCGGGCTGCCCATCGCCCACGTCCGCCACGCTTCAAAATTCCCGGAGTCGCCCTACCACCCCGCCTCTCCCCATTTCGCGTTCAAACCGGAAGTGATGCCGGAGGGCGATGAGCCGGTTTTCACCAAGTCGGAAAACTGTGCATTTATCGGCACCAGGCTCGAGAGCTGGTTGAACGAATGCGGTATCAGTGAAGTGGTTATCTGCGGTGTGCTTACCAACAACTCGATAGATGCGACGGTGCGCGTTGCGGCGGGTTTGGGATATCGGGTTTTGGTTCCCGAGGATGCAACCGCGGCTTTTCCACTACAGCGACTGGATGGGAAGTTTGTGTCGGCGGAGGATATCCAGTGGATTTATCTGAGTAATCTGCACGGCGAATACTGTCGGGTTTCCAGCACAGCAGAATTGCTGTCTTCTTTCCAAAAATCGGCCAATCAGGCCTAGTGTTGCGGGTAATTTATTAGCTGACTCGACCTATCCCGCATCGCAGGCGGTTTTGACGGGAAACAAAAACCAGATAGGCGGGATAAAATCCAGTATGGTGAAAGGGTCAAAATTGAATCGTCTGTTTGGATGAAATTCGCCATGCATCATGAGCAACCCAACAACCCACTGCACGGAATCAAGCTTGAAACCATTGTGGTGAAACTGGAGCAACACTACGGTTGGGAGGGGCTGGCCGAGCGGGTGCCGGTCAACTGCTTCAGAAATGACCCGTCAGTGAAATCCAGTCTGAAGTTCCTGCGTAAAACCCCCTGGGCCCGGGAAAAGGTTGAGGCGCTGTATATCTCCACCTTTACTGGTAATAACCCCTGGAAGAGCTGAACCGGCGATGATCGAGACCCTGCGCAACCGAATCCTGAAACCTTTGCTGATCCTGTGTATTGGCGCACTCTCTGCGTGTACCGGGCTGCCACAGGGTGTCGAGCCCGTTGACGATTTCGAACTGCAGCGCTATCTGGGCAAGTGGTACGAGATCGCACGCCTGGATCATTCCTTCGAGCGCGGCCTGAGTCGGGTGACCGCGGAGTACAGCCTGCGCGAGGACGGCGGTGTTAGGGTTATCAACCGCGGCTACTCCGCGGCAAAGGGCGAGTGGGAGCAGGCGGAAGGCAAGGCGTATTTTGTCGGTGAGCCGGATATTGGCCACCTCAAGGTGTCCTTTTTCGGGCCCTTCTACGGCTCCTATATCGTGTTCGAATTGGGCGCCGATTACCGCTACTCCATGATCTCGGGGCCCGACCGCTCCTATCTGTGGTTCCTGTCGCGAACCCCCACGGTGGATGACACGCTGAAACAGCGCTTTATCGACAAGGCCCGCGCGCTGGGCTTTGATACCAATGCGCTGATTTTTGTGGAGCAGCAATCTCCGTGAAGCGCGCACGAATCGGTGCCAGATAAAATACCGTTCCGTCAAAAAGCACCAACTGTGTCTCTTTTCCCAATCCGTACGCTTCCTGAGCCTTTCCTATACTGCCTGTAGCTGAAAAATTTCCGTGCAGTGAGGATGGTGTGAGCTCAGGCGTTTCCTCCAAATCCGGACCCGGTCCGGTTCCCCCCAAATCCCTCCGCCCGCTGTCGCTCGGCCGGCGGCAGTTTGTTCGCACCCAGTTCCTGGTGGCCGGCGGCCTGCTGGCGTGCCCTGCTGCCCTGCTCAATGCACAGCCGGGCCAGGTAAGGGAGGCGGAAACCCGCTTGAGCAAGTTCTTTGCGGTGTCGCAGAAACTGTTGCATCCACTACCGGTGGACACCCATCTGGACAGGCGGGTGGCGGCG
Protein-coding sequences here:
- a CDS encoding cysteine hydrolase family protein; amino-acid sequence: MQSPNPALLIIDVQQAIDHFDDGYRINPDAEKTIALLLDHWRKSGLPIAHVRHASKFPESPYHPASPHFAFKPEVMPEGDEPVFTKSENCAFIGTRLESWLNECGISEVVICGVLTNNSIDATVRVAAGLGYRVLVPEDATAAFPLQRLDGKFVSAEDIQWIYLSNLHGEYCRVSSTAELLSSFQKSANQA
- a CDS encoding VF530 family DNA-binding protein, which gives rise to MHHEQPNNPLHGIKLETIVVKLEQHYGWEGLAERVPVNCFRNDPSVKSSLKFLRKTPWAREKVEALYISTFTGNNPWKS
- a CDS encoding lipocalin family protein — encoded protein: MIETLRNRILKPLLILCIGALSACTGLPQGVEPVDDFELQRYLGKWYEIARLDHSFERGLSRVTAEYSLREDGGVRVINRGYSAAKGEWEQAEGKAYFVGEPDIGHLKVSFFGPFYGSYIVFELGADYRYSMISGPDRSYLWFLSRTPTVDDTLKQRFIDKARALGFDTNALIFVEQQSP